In Lolium perenne isolate Kyuss_39 chromosome 5, Kyuss_2.0, whole genome shotgun sequence, the sequence GAACCCAAGCCTTTAAGAGAAGGGAGCCCCACCGATGGCAATGCTTTGTAACTGATCGTGTTGCCACCAAGGATAACATCATATATGAAGATACCATTCCAGAAGTCAATCCAGCCCATTGAGCCACCATATCTTCCTCCGATCTTGAACACCTTGTCTGTAATTTTGTAGCAGTAGCTTTCTGGTGGACTGACGGGCTTGGTGTCCCATTTCCAGGTCTCCGAGTCgaacatgtgtatatggcctgtcACAGGGGTTGTGAAGGGATCTCGGTTGAGCACGACGACGAAGAACCTATCATCTGCCGGGAGGTTCAGGATGCCAACTTCGTTGTCAGCGTAGTAGCGAGGATCAGGGTTAGGGAGCAGCTGGAGGGTTGGCTGCTTGTTGTCGGTGCCGGCACGGTAGATGAAAAATTCGTTAACGCGGCCTTCTTCAAGGTTGTGCTCCGGGAAGACAGTGACGCGGAGGAGGGCGAGGCCGTCCTCCGTGGCGACGACACGGGGCAATTTGGGGAACGCATCAGGTTTGAGGCCAGGGCAGTGGACTGTGAAATAGGAAACGCGCGGTGGCTGAGCGATCCAGAAGGTCACCTGGATCTTGCTCTTCTCGTCGCTCCTTGTTCCGTAGGCGGTGGTGCCGTTTGCTTCGTCGTCGATGTAGGCCATGGTGTCGAGGACCACCGTCTCAGGACGAGGGGAGACCGAGTCGTCGGCGGTGGGGTGGTTGGCCGGACGCATCCAAAGCGGCTTCAGGGGCCTGGCGTCGTCGCCGCCCTCTCCGCCTGAGCAGATCGCGGCACCTTCTTCTAACAACTGCGCCATGGAAATTCGAACTGGGGGGAATTTTATAATATACCACACTTTACTTTGATTCTTTATTATTTACCACATGACCACCTCGAACTGGAGAGGGAACGGAACAGATGAATCAGATCGACAGAAAGGAGGTGTGGATTTCCGTCGACTGAAGGTGGCGATCACATCGGATCGGATTGGAGGGGATTGTGGGAGGCGGCGGAATCGGGAAAGCCAAACCCTAACGGGATATACGGAGACCACGAGAAGGATAGATGGATTACAATCCGAAGACAACCTATGGAGAGATAAACGGGCCCGGTCGGCCCGGCCCGAAATTCCCGGGCCAAGCCCGACCTAACCATGTCTCTGGGCTGGGGCTGGGCCTGATTTTGTGGCCCGATGCTTGGGCCGGGCCTGGgccatgattttatgtgttttacTGAAGTGGCCCGGCCCGAGGCTCGACGGACTTTCTCCTTGATGGGCTGGGCTTGGGCCACTTTTCTCCGTCCGACGGTTGGGCCGGGCCGAGCCTGGGCCAAGTTTTATTGTGTGTTGGGCTTTGGTCGGCCCGGCCCGAGAAATGCACAGGTATACCCTCGGGCGGCCTCACACCGGTTAAACATTTTTAGCCATTCGATCGTGGTCTTACATGGTCTTACAGCTCATCCGGGCCGTGCGTTAGGGGTAAGACAGTTTTCCCCTCATGAGCATAAAATAGAGTTTTGCTTGGTGCACTTGTCGTTGTACCCGGTTGTCCTTTGCTTCTCCGTCACAACGTCCTGTTTTTCACTGGTCCCGCTTGTTAGCTTCATGTGTATTGTTGTTGCCTTGTAGGGTGTACTAGCGATGATGGGCGCGGCAGCACACCGCGCCATATGGTGGCTAATTGATGGTAGTTTTTTTTGGCAGTGATAGATGTTTGTGGATTTCCGTTGCACCTAAATAATTATGTAGTATATTGTATATGATGTTTATGGGTTTCCACTTCGCGTGAATAATGTAGTTGATTTTTTATCCATTCGGTTGGTTCTTATTTTTGTTCACATTGTATTTTTTTCATTTGGTTGTTTGTTAATCTAGATGTTTGTGGATTCCTGTTGCACCTAAATAATTGTGTAGTTGATGGTATATGATGTTTGTGGGTACCCACTGCGCCTGGATAATGTAGTTGATTTTTTTCCATTCGGTTGGATGTTATTTTGTTCGGATTGTCATTTATCATTTGGTTGATTGTTAACCTTGGTGCGGAGGTACTCGCGGACATGGACATGCATTCTGGGGACGCAATGGTTAAGCATTGTAGTGTTCCGTTTTTGCTTGTGAATTTTGTGGGTTTTTGAGGCATGGCTTTTGATAGCCCTTGACTTTGCTAACATTTGCATAATCTATGTAGAAGAGATGCCAACTTTTTAAAGAACACTACAAAGCAACAACATAGTACACAAATGACCCAAAGGAAAgcaaagtaaaataaaaacatgttaCATGCTAAATTGTCAAATCAAGGTAGAATCTGTCTAAACAGTCGGTGCCCTGATTTACAATCACGAAATTTATAATGAAGCATGAGGGCCTTGTCAAATTTCGCTGCACATATATATTTATCTCACTACATACACATATTATATTCTAAATTTTTAAATGAGTGGGGAATCTACTAACAGTGTTGCCCTGATTTGCAATCAGATCATTCATAATTCACAACAATGACATGAACCGATCAGTGCTAATCAATTCAGATATATACTGGCCAACATCAAATAATTCTAATCAGTACAAGACAATGCCAAGTCAACATACATACCTCTAGGAGAAAAAATATATATAGCTTCAGATGTTACAACAAATTAATAAGCATGAGTTCCAGAAACCAGTCATCGCAACAATATTTCACAACTTAGCACGTTGTGACTATAGATTATGCAAATATTACCAAACAAAACTAAATCTGTTCTTGCATTTATTCTTACTAACCATCATGACATGTTACATATGATGATAAAAGAACCATATCCAGATGACAAATATATTCATCTGCACAAAAGACATCAATGAAGCAAAAGTTAGGCTTCTAAGCTGACTTGAAATAATGATAGGCTCTTAGCAAATATCTCAAACGAGTGAACGTCAATTAGTCTATCCTTGATAAGTTGGTTACGGATAAATAACTGACCTGATGTAAATATGTGTAATTTTCATGTGTTGAAAGTATATACAACTGATAAGTTGGCTATTAAGGAAAAATAATTGATCTAGTGTAAATATGAGTGCTTTTGATGTGTTGAAGGTGTATACATAACATTTTATGACAGCCGAAAACATCAACATTTCAGGACTGCATGGTGTGAAAGTTGAAAGTGCCAGtgaaaatagaaaataatgtGTGATTCTTTGAGAAACTGCTAAACATTCAATAGAAGTTCTCTTCAATCACAACTAATTCAATATCATAAATTGATACACGAATAAGCATACTGTCATAGTATGGAGGCTAGAACAATCAACTTGGCAGGATAAAgtgatgcatatgttgagaattaAGAACAAAAGGCCGATCAAGAGATTAAGAAATACAGAACATGCAAGAGGAATTCCTTCACCTAACACCAAATAACGCAGAACCTGCAACAACACTAATCTATACCAATTTCCATGAAACACACATGCGTtttaaaaaaccaaaaaaaatcacCATAGATCACCATCTTGAAAACGAATGGGAGAACTAATCTTGATAGTGGTTGCTGACGTGACTAAGTGTGCACCGGTAACAACTCAAAGAGCTATCCTTTGAGAAATGACAGACACTCCAAGAGGACTCCTTCTAATTTATTTTTTGTTGTGATGCAATTAGGAAAGACCATACAGTAGTAACTAAAACCAGGCGTGACATGTTTGTACAATGTGAAAATCAGGATGATAAAAAAATGCACTGGTAACTTCAAGGTGAGTGATCCAAGTGTAAACATATTACGAAGAAGAAAACTACCTCCGGGCGCATTAAAAACTcctaactaatttttttattgcAGGGTTTGAAATCATCACAAGAGAATACATTGCTTTGAGGACCATGCCAAGGACAATCAACCCTCTAATTTATGCTTCTCTCATACATGTTGTTTCTCTTCTAAAGTTGTAGTTGTAGTGTAGGCATATACACATAGGCAAACTCCCCTTCATTCTTACCTGATGCTGAAGTCTCCTTTTTAATAGTTAAATCCTACAACCATGCTTCAGCCATGACActatgatgtgggcattacccttcgggtactcaaCATTAGACAACCTCCTCTGGCCCAATCAGGGCCCCTGAAGATTGCCAATAGCTAAGGTGGGCCTACGCGTTGGTTCCAGCGAAGGAGACTTACTCGAAGAaggattcttgacgaacaaggcagGAAGATACCGTACAAGGAAAGACTAGAATAGATCTCGTTGTAACCTAGTCGAGTCCGGACAGAattctcgggacctggcctgctatataaaggctaggagagggCCTGCCGAGACACAACCTCAATACATAGATTCACCGCAAGTTAGAGCTAGAACCCTAGAATCCTTGCCTCCCGGCGAGATAACCACCATagcctatcggctaccccattgtaatccGATATACTCgacaatcaagatcagacaagcaggaagtaagggttttacctcatcgagggccccgaacctgggtaaatctctctccctgattgtttggtatccgatgtctcgtgctagcctgcaggattccgtgaaccctaagcccctcatggtgggcattgccggggagcaccCTCTTCAATTGGCGACGTATGTGGGAAACCTGCTGGTACAAGGCACTTCATCGGCTGCTCCAATTGTGTTGACCACGACTCCACCAGCATCACCGACATCATCAGTGGCTCCTTCATCACCAAGCTTGGGGAGCTTGATTCgtttcgggtccttcgagtttactTCGCACACCGACTCGTCGCGTTCGGTCTTCTCAGGTCTACGAGGCAGGTTGGATATGACGTTCGGGAGCATCCACTACTGCGTCGACGATGAGGGCATCCTTCGGCTGCCCGACCCGTTCACCCCTAGCATGTCAAGAACTGTGGTTTCATCGACTGATGCATCGACCGCTTCATCTCCAATCACAGTCGATCTATCGGCTACGCTGTCAGCGTCGACTCCAAACATCTTCGCCATCGACATCTTCACGTCGTTCCACGTCATCTATGTTCGTTGGATCCGACGATTCTGCATCGCCCGATCTAACGCCGTACTACTGCCTCAAATGCGACGCTAGGCATGGGCTAGGATCGGATGACACGCCTTTCGTTTGTAGCGCCAAGTACTCCTCCAACGAAGAAAGTATCAACAGCATCGCCGGGCAGCCACCTGGAGAGTGGCGCATCACCAAATTTACGCCATCCTCGACCCTGTTAACGGAGAAGGACCCTCCGAAGGTGAACATACCCCACGCGCCAATCGTGGTGGATGCCGCAACGTTGAGACTAGTGCCAGCAATGATGATAGTGCTTACACCATCACTGAAGAGGAGTGGGAGATTGCCCGCAATGCTGTAGCCAATAACACTCGAGTTCCCTCTGGAGTTTCGGCAGGAACCCTCAACGCGTATCACACTATTTTGGAGAGGAATCGGGTTCGGTTAGCAAATGAGCAAGCCGACCTTGATCGATGCCGGAAGGCAGCTGATCAATCAAGCGAGCGACAAAGGGCGTCAAATGGGAGCGCGTCCCGTAGCAACCAAGGTCTAGGGAGATTTCGGCTGTGAATTCCTCGTGCTTCAAAAGCCGACGCAAGGGACATCACTTCATATCTCTCCAACTCTTTTATGCCTATGGACActgaaagaacatgtccattgccccatgtgtggttttggtaattgatgaaaatccctatggactaacggttgcattgagaatcaatcttaggacATGTCCATAGCCATATGATGGTCTCAAGGTTGCGAGATGGAGAAGATCGAGTACGATGAAGAAGGCggatgaagatggtgtcgaagagagatgaagacgatATAGAAGATGAAAAGAGACGAAGACGgcatagaagatggatgaagacggtggtgttgatgggattcgtagcatagaaaacaaaaaattcctactgcgcgaacgcaatccaagccaagatgcaatctagaagacggtagcaacgaggggatgaacgagactaacccttgaagatttccaaagcctacgagattagatctcgttgttgcagaagatgatcacttgccgctttcaaaagcgcgtagaagatcttgacggtgccacaattgggcagcacctccgtactcagtcacacgttcggtgttgatgaagacgacgtccttctccccgttccagcgggcagcggaagtagtagatcctccttggaatctcggcagcacgacggcatggtggcggtgtcgatggagatctccggcggagcttcgcaaagcgtatgcgggagagatggaggaggaggggcggctagggtttggggagaggggtggccggccacttgaggggtgcggccaagctagggcttgtgttgaccggccccctccccttgtccctctttttataggtggaacccccaagagttggtctacaagtcctcgaataagaccccaaaccaaaaccttccatatgacatgaaacctacccaaggtgggattcccacttgaggtgggattcccacctttccatgaggggggtggccggccacctttggtggagtccacctgggactccaccccttagggttggccggccattctaggtggagtccctccgggactccgccttccatagtgatttcttctggacttttctagaaccttctagaaccttccataaatgcaccggatcattttcaaacttataaaatgacttcctatatatgaatcttattctccggaccattccgaaactccttgtgatgtcctggatcccatccgagactccgaacaaaacttcgaactccattccatattcaatatctactaatacgacatcaaaccttaagtgtgtcaccctacggttcgcgaactatgtagacatagttgagacctctctccgaccaataaccaatagcgggatatggagatccataatggctcccacatattcaacgatgactgatcgaatgaaccattcacatacgataccgattccctttgtcacgaaatattttacttgtccgaggtttgatcatcggtatctctataccttgttcaacctcgtctcctgacaagtactctttactcataccgtggtatgtggtctcttatgaatcattcacatgcttgcaagctatttagacgacattccaccgagagggcccagagtatatctatccgtcatcgggatggacaaatcccactgttgatccatatgcctcaactcatactttccggatacttaatcccacctttataaccacccatttacgcagtggcgtttgatgtaatcaaagtacctttccggtataagtgatttacatgatctcatggttgaaaggactaggtaactatgtatcgaaagcttatagcaaataacacacatgtatcaatatttcggttaatacaattatagcatggtatgtaaacattatcatgaacacaaagatatataataataaccattttattattgcctcttgggcatatctccaacagtctcccacttgcactagagtcaataatctagtttacatttgtaaagatataaccccttggccttccggtgttttatcatgttttgctcacgggagaggttttagtcaacggatctgacacgctcagaaagatatgtattttgtaattcatttgcgtctcaacgcatcactcatttccaaatgagtcgtcattaaatatgtttggtcttctggtggaatcttaattccgcggtctgaaatatgtcactaatattgtcatacacaatatagcttcaaagttctgacactatcggaactacaccaagttctcaaagaacctcttgacttaacatcctcagtcattgtcaaaacaatgacatactctgccttcgtttgtagaatccgtcacaatatttagaattcatctaaatctagtatagacaacttctagctcattgtgctaccttttaaaacaacacttagcctaatttgagattgaaatttttatatgtgacaaaaccaatatcggtgcaacatcttacagcgatttgtttgtcatttctccatacaaaactttatatatccttggttcttcttaagtactcaagaatattcttactgtttttcaatgatcatcacatgaatcattcgggtacatgctcataacattttagagcacatgacatctgattttgtacatattattcgtgatctaaaatcactcatgtgtttttactcattgagtgtcagaaacactcaagtcttgttaaaccttcacataacaagaacattttcttaatatttctatattgaactacttcaatatctattctatgtactttgacttaaacttattatgtgtttcaatctatcttcatagatcttgacactaattttgtttcagtccatatcctttcattgaagttaatttctcaatgaaaccttttaatcaagtatataattacatcatttataaccaactatatgtcatctacataagtattataaatatgtctcagcgctcccacttaatttcttgcaaatgcatgcaagcatcttcatcgtttctgacgaaatcaaaaactctttgactatttcatccggtgaagattccaactccgtgatactcacttcatccaattgaagttcgtatacctatctagtattccatggactagcaaaactcttggttgtatcttgtatacacctttaatacacacttctgataagtaatgtattttgccatcctactagcatatctcataaaataaatatgtagtgattactagaataatccatatagactataagcattgctacggaagatctaatcttatcgtagtcaactctttgaactttgtcgtaaacaacttttcgacaagtcaagcttcatcaattttatagatctatttactttcattaagtattcatctatcttggatttcatggcgtatagccattttaacggagtcagggcccatcataacttctttgtttggtttatcattgttcaaaatcaatcctttgtccacaaatcatttatttgatcacaaattaaaccatacctacaaggttcaatatgtacttcgatctccatggctaaaacactttgtagtcatgggagccatgatcgtcgtggccgcttccggaaccaattccgatgctgcgctactctgattatTATGCTCAGGtttataaaccttatcaaattctattgtcctcccactctaaTACTTCGttggaaacaatttcttggaaataaataagaaacatcgacaaacacttttgtctttgtatccatagtggaaagatttcccaatcaatactttgggataaccaacaaagacattcatccgattttggttgtaaattcttagaccaaaatttaaagaaaggactattagggtttatacccatgccataactcgtatggtgtcatttcaacggatcatgatgatgctctatttagtgtaaaagcggtagtcactaaagcataatccacaaaaatataatggcatcattttatttttatctcatcattaacccaacaaggtttggatatatctctcggatactatatcatcactatgatactccaagaaatgtgagttgtagaacaatttcataactctcttagatgtttgctaaaactcgtaattcaaatattttcccaatgatccaatcatagatatttgacttttctattatgatgatttccacttcatgctgaaatttatttgaatccattcaaatgtttcaaacttcttccttatcgaatatatccacatatatatactcaattcattgttggaagttttcatgaagtagaagaatctcccgcacacaactatgcccactgaaccacatatatcatcatgtatgttttcactaagttagttgcccgttcaactcttggcctatgaacggtattttagtcattctctttagaaaagatttgcaagcgccaaacgattcaaaaatcaaatgactccaaaaatccatttgcatggagttccttcatgcgttcctttctaacatgacctaaatggcggttccacaaataagtggaattcaaatcatttgccttatggcattttagcgtcagtattatgtgtgtgtgtttcaccattaagatttataataacttatccatcgtacatggagtaatgtcataatttgaacaactcattgttttcatttgaccagagcaaaataacaattattaagttctttattataaattctaagggctaggtagagtgCCAACGACAAAaatgataacactttattatgttccagacgtgcattattaccatattccttattagtcacttaggccatcgtattcttgtattgcgttgtattgtatgacatctcataccaaccaacctggtacaaatacccaagaatttcattatgtgaccaaacaaggaatacatccataacatgtaaatcatttatatacacctgagctagagtttctagtcttttctttctttctgccaaaatatcgtttgtagtttctcttttagctttcctcattctcagaaaacacttcaccttcaataacttctaggtttgttggtcaaataccaataaccttgaggttcttattttgaagttgatcatcatatgacaagtgttccagatttcactattagtaactttgtaatatgatgaacaatttcactcataattttatccatcatgacgactttccgagaccatgtctgtacatgctaggctcgtaaagtttaaccttagtattcgcatgtgcaaaactggcttgcacccgttgtatgcacacatagaatctataacacccgatcatcacgtgatgctacgaaactacgagttttagcaacggtgcatactaaggatgatcaattcatggatatgcgaatatcgttagtgtcccaatagttggaggattgggacgccttgcgtcttcaaccttcgtacattcccataaaacttatgagttcatgtagtctcaccaaattatattctatcatcttgcaataaggtcttagatatcacatatatctcataccttgcttatttctgaaaacaaaattttcagctccttactattcaaacatatttgaacttcaagtttcacggagacaagatgactttaggtactaattgaaaccatagctccttgaatcaacaatgtgaggtttactaaaagtttgccataggacttaattatttcttgattctttaacaatatggtaccagtccgtaaagtttcttgtcagattttaacagtatttctatctcaattacaagactagcgcatggtagaaaaacggatgccaatactacaaaattaattcaaaatactacttgatacgtctccaacgtatctataatttctgatgttccatgcttgttttatgacaatacctacatgttttgttcacactttatgatgattttatgcgttttccggaactaacctattgacgagatgccgaagtgccagttgttgttttctgctgttttggtttcagaaatcctacaaaggaaatattctcggaatcggacgaaatcaatgcccaacatcttatttttcccggaaccttctagaaagtcaaagggggaccagaggggagccctgggggcccacacgtgtgggcggcgcagcccaggggggcgcccccctactgtgtggctgccccgcagcccctccgactccacctctttgcctatttatgcctccctggcctaaaacatcgacacggattgacgaaactccagaaaaccttccagagccgccgccatcgcgaaactccaattcggggaatagaagtctctgttccggcaccctgcctggacggggaattgcccccggaagccatctccaccgccatcttcaccgccatcgctgtctccatgatgaggagggagtagttctcccccgaggctgagggctctatcgtagctatgtggttcatctctctctttgtgatctagttgaatatcatctatgtgctactctagtgatgttattaaagtagtctattcctcctc encodes:
- the LOC127304867 gene encoding uncharacterized protein; this translates as MAQLLEEGAAICSGGEGGDDARPLKPLWMRPANHPTADDSVSPRPETVVLDTMAYIDDEANGTTAYGTRSDEKSKIQVTFWIAQPPRVSYFTVHCPGLKPDAFPKLPRVVATEDGLALLRVTVFPEHNLEEGRVNEFFIYRAGTDNKQPTLQLLPNPDPRYYADNEVGILNLPADDRFFVVVLNRDPFTTPVTGHIHMFDSETWKWDTKPVSPPESYCYKITDKVFKIGGRYGGSMGWIDFWNGIFIYDVILGGNTISYKALPSVGLPSLKGLGSTVRDIVMVNGFIKYFCMFSPGDDTTNVSGDWAAYAWRMKYPLQDWQQDCHFNASQIMGNQKHSGRLQDKPEGVEKPDLMLRAGSPVLSLHDADVVYILTKPMYNDDMAWVHAVNIRTKTVQGIAEFSPDRTVGLMFSCTQSSIFKPKVIEVNEEDSWTHVPLKKKNGAPAGAQQGLPRHEGMHIGMGQRRHQMGTNNGRGSGTLGGRGGKPWSRPHNGAGRGGQVQ